Proteins encoded by one window of Lathyrus oleraceus cultivar Zhongwan6 chromosome 1, CAAS_Psat_ZW6_1.0, whole genome shotgun sequence:
- the LOC127135064 gene encoding uncharacterized protein LOC127135064 isoform X2: MRGCALSLTTNIINSIPFLHIHASQPSFSFPSQSLTIHNPTLKPLPSTSLSIHYHHPVHAQQHQSQLHHDNDEEEEESFQILTSVKTDYNDIMIVDTPNSRMLLLDSSHNVHSILYKERKWTNSYWDEFASLPAIVPEGPIAILGLGGGTAAHLMLELWPSLRLEGWEIDDILIDKARDYFGLSDLEKTTEDGGILSVHIGDVFVPSEDLHGRYAGIVVDLFSDGKVLPQLQEVSTWLELRDRLMANGRLMVNCGGIDASSSVAFASSDPGNLSNDEAWLLNAAMKALSKAFPGELSWKRMPKETGNEQSRIIRSRVE; the protein is encoded by the exons ATGAGAGGCTGCGCATTGTCCTTAACCACCAACATCATCAACTCCATTCCTTTTCTTCACATTCATGCTTCTCAACCTTCATTTTCATTCCCATCTCAATCTCTCACCATTCACAACCCAACACTAAAACCATTACCCTCAACTTCACTTTCTATCCATTATCATCATCCAGTTCATGCCCAACAACACCAGAGCCAACTACATCATGAtaatgatgaagaagaagaagaaagctTTCAAATTCTAACATCTGTGAAAACCGATTACAATGATATCATGATTGTGGATACCCCTAATTCTAGAATGCTTCTCCTTGATTCATCTC ATAATGTTCATAGCATTCTTTACAAGGAGCGAAAATGGACAAATTCGTACTGG GACGAATTTGCCAGCTTGCCAGCCATTGTTCCAGAAGGCCCTATTGCTATCTTAGGTTTG GGTGGTGGAACTGCTGCTCATCTGATGCTTGAATTGTGGCCTTCGCTGCGACTTGAAGGATGGGAGATTGACGACATT TTGATCGATAAAGCAAGAGATTACTTTGGTTTATCTGATCTGGAGAAGACAACAGAAGATGGTGGCATTCTAAGTGTTCATATTGGCGATGTCTTCGTTCCCTCAGAGGATTTGCACGGAAGATACGCGG GAATTGTTGTTGACTTGTTCTCTGATGGAAAAGTTTTGCCTCAACTGCAAGAG GTTAGTACATGGTTGGAATTACGGGATCGATTGATGGCCAATGGTCGTTTGATGGTGAACTGTGGTGGCATTGACGCGAGTTCAAGTGTCGCATTTGCAAGTAGTGATCCTGGAAATTTATCAAATGATGAAGCATGGTTATTAAATGCAGCAATGAAAGCGTTATCCAAAGCATTTCCTGGAGAA CTAAGTTGGAAGAGAATGCCGAAGGAAACCG GGAATGAACAGAGCAGAATAATAAGGAGCAGAGTAGAATGA
- the LOC127135064 gene encoding uncharacterized protein LOC127135064 isoform X1, whose amino-acid sequence MRGCALSLTTNIINSIPFLHIHASQPSFSFPSQSLTIHNPTLKPLPSTSLSIHYHHPVHAQQHQSQLHHDNDEEEEESFQILTSVKTDYNDIMIVDTPNSRMLLLDSSHNVHSILYKERKWTNSYWDEFASLPAIVPEGPIAILGLGGGTAAHLMLELWPSLRLEGWEIDDILIDKARDYFGLSDLEKTTEDGGILSVHIGDVFVPSEDLHGRYAGIVVDLFSDGKVLPQLQEVSTWLELRDRLMANGRLMVNCGGIDASSSVAFASSDPGNLSNDEAWLLNAAMKALSKAFPGELSWKRMPKETGENFMALTGALPDLKSWSANVPSPLSTGVVDWRPCGMVSRI is encoded by the exons ATGAGAGGCTGCGCATTGTCCTTAACCACCAACATCATCAACTCCATTCCTTTTCTTCACATTCATGCTTCTCAACCTTCATTTTCATTCCCATCTCAATCTCTCACCATTCACAACCCAACACTAAAACCATTACCCTCAACTTCACTTTCTATCCATTATCATCATCCAGTTCATGCCCAACAACACCAGAGCCAACTACATCATGAtaatgatgaagaagaagaagaaagctTTCAAATTCTAACATCTGTGAAAACCGATTACAATGATATCATGATTGTGGATACCCCTAATTCTAGAATGCTTCTCCTTGATTCATCTC ATAATGTTCATAGCATTCTTTACAAGGAGCGAAAATGGACAAATTCGTACTGG GACGAATTTGCCAGCTTGCCAGCCATTGTTCCAGAAGGCCCTATTGCTATCTTAGGTTTG GGTGGTGGAACTGCTGCTCATCTGATGCTTGAATTGTGGCCTTCGCTGCGACTTGAAGGATGGGAGATTGACGACATT TTGATCGATAAAGCAAGAGATTACTTTGGTTTATCTGATCTGGAGAAGACAACAGAAGATGGTGGCATTCTAAGTGTTCATATTGGCGATGTCTTCGTTCCCTCAGAGGATTTGCACGGAAGATACGCGG GAATTGTTGTTGACTTGTTCTCTGATGGAAAAGTTTTGCCTCAACTGCAAGAG GTTAGTACATGGTTGGAATTACGGGATCGATTGATGGCCAATGGTCGTTTGATGGTGAACTGTGGTGGCATTGACGCGAGTTCAAGTGTCGCATTTGCAAGTAGTGATCCTGGAAATTTATCAAATGATGAAGCATGGTTATTAAATGCAGCAATGAAAGCGTTATCCAAAGCATTTCCTGGAGAA CTAAGTTGGAAGAGAATGCCGAAGGAAACCGGTGAGAATTTTATGGCACTTACAGGAGCCTTGCCTGATCTGAAATCTTGGTCTGCTAATGTCCCGTCTCCTTTGAGCACAGGAGTGGTGGATTGGAGACCTTGTGGAATGGTTTCTAGAATTTGA